Proteins from one Vicia villosa cultivar HV-30 ecotype Madison, WI unplaced genomic scaffold, Vvil1.0 ctg.000253F_1_1, whole genome shotgun sequence genomic window:
- the LOC131625984 gene encoding protein transport protein SEC23 D-like isoform X1, which yields MAVRATVSRFPIDADAREGSGLLWGVTVAPFAAADENGQSPAYGSGGDLLPRCENCWAYFNTYCELEQWSWACSLCGNLNGLSSNAIERYSRPQSCAEMMSSFVDLELPQEESDAAALQACPVYVAAVDLSSSEEFLELTKSALLAALEALAPGSLFGLATFSHKLGLYDVQGPIPVVKNVFIPPDAEGTLTIELEDVMPLLQFLAPVDTCKDRIASTLETLRPTTSWERTTGAGQGLDGVLLGGRGFGVAMEALCSYLGSEYGNTFALARIFAFLSGPPDYGAGQLDTRRYGEQYASKGEDADRALLPEQTPFYKDLAAVAVQVGVCVDIFAVTNEYTDLASLKFLSIESGGSLFFYTSTEDSTLPQDMYRMLSRPYAFGCVLRLRTSTEFKPGNSYGHFFPDPQYENVQHVICCDSYATYAYDFVFENNIGFSRSKSDVPTLQIAFQYSVVVPPQELSSSGGVSTSRTKHHSLQRRLRIRTVQFGVAQDIHELYDSCDPEVVLSLLVHKVILASLEEGVREGRLLLQEWLVILAAQYNDAYKLVQYSNGNSIRSQIDVAFSQCPQLQPLPRLIFALLRNPLLRFHEEGVHPDYRIYLQCLFSALEPSSLHRAVYPVLTSYATPDKQAYPRHSLSRAALLTSGSPIFFLDAFTVLIVFYSSTADPTLPFPPPHDCLLRTTINKLKKERSITPKLIFIRGGHDDASVFENFLIEEQDVDGSGLTSVMGFVSFLEDITQKVLEFIK from the exons atggcgGTAAGAGCCACAGTATCACGGTTTCCAATTGATGCGGACGCGCGCGAGGGTTCCGGCCTCCTATGGGGAGTAACCGTCGCACCATTCGCCGCCGCCGACGAAAACGGCCAATCTCCGGCATACGGATCCGGCGGCGACCTCTTACCCCGGTGCGAGAATTGCTGGGCTTACTTCAACACCTACTGTGAGCTTGAACAATGGTCATGGGCTTGCTCCCTCTGCGGAAACCTCAACGGCCTCTCTTCCAACGCGATCGAACGCTATTCTCGACCGCAATCGTGCGCCGAGATGATGTCCTCTTTCGTAGATCTCGAATTGCCTC AAGAAGAATCTGatgctgctgcattgcaagcaTGTCCTGTTTATGTTGCTGCTGTTGACTTGTCGT CTTCAGAGGAATTTCTGGAACTCACTAAAAGTGCATTACTGGCAGCTTTGGAAG CGCTTGCTCCCGGTTCACTTTTTGGGCTTGCTACCTTCAGCCACAAACTAGGACTGTATGATGTTCAAGGTCCAATACCTGTTGTGAAAAATGTTTTCATCCCTCCTGATGCAGAGGGAACCTTAACAATTGAGCTTGAAGATGTCATGCCTTTGTTACAGTTTCTGGCTCCT GTGGATACCTGTAAGGACCGTATTGCATCCACACTTGAAACACTTAGGCCAACAACTTCATGGGAGAGAACCACAGGAGCAGGTCAAGGACTGGATGGTGTTCTGCTAGGTGGGCGTGGTTTTGGGGTGGCAATGGAAGCCCTCTGCAGTTACCTTGGATCTGAATATGGAAACACTTTTGCACTAG CTAGAATCTTTGCTTTCTTGTCTGGTCCTCCTGATTATGGAGCTGGACAATTGGACACGAGACGATATGGTGAGCAGTATGCAAGCAAAGGGGAGGACGCGGATCGTGCTTTACTCCCAGAGCAGACACCTTTTTATAAAGATCTG GCTGCTGTTGCTGTTCAAGTAGGTGTATGTGTTGACATATTTGCTGTAACAAATGAGTACACTGATTTGGCATCCCTAAAATTTTTGAGTATTGAAAGCGGGGGTTCCTTATTTTTTTATACAAGTACCGAAGATTCAACTTTGCCTCAGGATAT GTATCGAATGCTGAGTAGGCCATATGCTTTTGGCTGTGTTCTGCGATTAAGAACCTCAACTGAATTTAAACCTGGAAATTCT TATGGTCACTTCTTTCCAGATCCACAGTATGAAAATGTTCAACATGTAATATGCTGTGATTCATATGCTACATATGCTTATGACTTTGTGTTTGAGAACAACATTGGGTTTTCAAG aagTAAATCAGATGTTCCTACACTCCAGATTGCATTCCAGTACTCAGTTGTAGTTCCTCCTCAGGAGCTTTCCAGTTCAGGAGGGGTATCTACAAGCAG AACAAAGCATCATTCTCTTCAACGCCGGCTAAGGATCCGAACAGTGCAGTTTGGCGTTGCTCAGGACATTCACGAACTTTACGACAGCTGTGATCCTGAAGTTGTTCTATCTTTGCTTGTGCATAAG GTTATACTCGCCTCTTTGGAGGAAGGAGTTCGGGAGGGTAGACTTTTGCTTCAAGAATGGCTAGTGATCCTTGCAGCTCAGTACAATGATGCTTATAAACTTGTTCAGTATAGTAATGGAAATTCAATAAGATCTCAGATTGATGTTGCCTTCTCTCAATGTCCTCAACTGCAGCCCCTACCACGCCTAATCTTTGCTCTCCTTCGAAACCCTCTTCTTCGCTTCCACGAAGAAGGTGTTCATCCTGACTATCGGATCTATCTTCAATGCCTGTTTAG TGCTTTGGAACCGAGTTCTCTTCATCGTGCTGTGTATCCAGTATTGACATCATATGCTACTCCAGACAAACAAGCATATCCTCGCCATTCCTTGAGTCGTGCTGCACTGCTTACCAGTGGCAGCCCAATATTTTTCCTGGATGCATTCACAGTTTTGATTGTGTTTTATTCCTCAACTGCAGACCCAACTCTTCCTTTTCCTCCACCCCATGACT GCTTGTTAAGGACTACAATCAACAAATTGAAGAAAGAAAGATCCATCACTCCTAAACTCATATTTATTCGAGGAGGGCATGACGATGCCTCAGTTTTTGAGAACTTTCTGATCGAGGAGCAGGATGTTGATGGAAGTGGTCTTACAAGTGTGATGGGTTTTGTTTCCTTCCTTGAAGATATAACTCAGAAAGTTTTAGAATTCATAAAATAG
- the LOC131625984 gene encoding protein transport protein SEC23 D-like isoform X2, with amino-acid sequence MAVRATVSRFPIDADAREGSGLLWGVTVAPFAAADENGQSPAYGSGGDLLPRCENCWAYFNTYCELEQWSWACSLCGNLNGLSSNAIERYSRPQSCAEMMSSFVDLELPQEESDAAALQACPVYVAAVDLSSSEEFLELTKSALLAALEALAPGSLFGLATFSHKLGLYDVQGPIPVVKNVFIPPDAEGTLTIELEDVMPLLQFLAPVDTCKDRIASTLETLRPTTSWERTTGAGQGLDGVLLGGRGFGVAMEALCSYLGSEYGNTFALARIFAFLSGPPDYGAGQLDTRRYGEQYASKGEDADRALLPEQTPFYKDLAAVAVQVGVCVDIFAVTNEYTDLASLKFLSIESGGSLFFYTSTEDSTLPQDMYRMLSRPYAFGCVLRLRTSTEFKPGNSYGHFFPDPQYENVQHVICCDSYATYAYDFVFENNIGFSSKSDVPTLQIAFQYSVVVPPQELSSSGGVSTSRTKHHSLQRRLRIRTVQFGVAQDIHELYDSCDPEVVLSLLVHKVILASLEEGVREGRLLLQEWLVILAAQYNDAYKLVQYSNGNSIRSQIDVAFSQCPQLQPLPRLIFALLRNPLLRFHEEGVHPDYRIYLQCLFSALEPSSLHRAVYPVLTSYATPDKQAYPRHSLSRAALLTSGSPIFFLDAFTVLIVFYSSTADPTLPFPPPHDCLLRTTINKLKKERSITPKLIFIRGGHDDASVFENFLIEEQDVDGSGLTSVMGFVSFLEDITQKVLEFIK; translated from the exons atggcgGTAAGAGCCACAGTATCACGGTTTCCAATTGATGCGGACGCGCGCGAGGGTTCCGGCCTCCTATGGGGAGTAACCGTCGCACCATTCGCCGCCGCCGACGAAAACGGCCAATCTCCGGCATACGGATCCGGCGGCGACCTCTTACCCCGGTGCGAGAATTGCTGGGCTTACTTCAACACCTACTGTGAGCTTGAACAATGGTCATGGGCTTGCTCCCTCTGCGGAAACCTCAACGGCCTCTCTTCCAACGCGATCGAACGCTATTCTCGACCGCAATCGTGCGCCGAGATGATGTCCTCTTTCGTAGATCTCGAATTGCCTC AAGAAGAATCTGatgctgctgcattgcaagcaTGTCCTGTTTATGTTGCTGCTGTTGACTTGTCGT CTTCAGAGGAATTTCTGGAACTCACTAAAAGTGCATTACTGGCAGCTTTGGAAG CGCTTGCTCCCGGTTCACTTTTTGGGCTTGCTACCTTCAGCCACAAACTAGGACTGTATGATGTTCAAGGTCCAATACCTGTTGTGAAAAATGTTTTCATCCCTCCTGATGCAGAGGGAACCTTAACAATTGAGCTTGAAGATGTCATGCCTTTGTTACAGTTTCTGGCTCCT GTGGATACCTGTAAGGACCGTATTGCATCCACACTTGAAACACTTAGGCCAACAACTTCATGGGAGAGAACCACAGGAGCAGGTCAAGGACTGGATGGTGTTCTGCTAGGTGGGCGTGGTTTTGGGGTGGCAATGGAAGCCCTCTGCAGTTACCTTGGATCTGAATATGGAAACACTTTTGCACTAG CTAGAATCTTTGCTTTCTTGTCTGGTCCTCCTGATTATGGAGCTGGACAATTGGACACGAGACGATATGGTGAGCAGTATGCAAGCAAAGGGGAGGACGCGGATCGTGCTTTACTCCCAGAGCAGACACCTTTTTATAAAGATCTG GCTGCTGTTGCTGTTCAAGTAGGTGTATGTGTTGACATATTTGCTGTAACAAATGAGTACACTGATTTGGCATCCCTAAAATTTTTGAGTATTGAAAGCGGGGGTTCCTTATTTTTTTATACAAGTACCGAAGATTCAACTTTGCCTCAGGATAT GTATCGAATGCTGAGTAGGCCATATGCTTTTGGCTGTGTTCTGCGATTAAGAACCTCAACTGAATTTAAACCTGGAAATTCT TATGGTCACTTCTTTCCAGATCCACAGTATGAAAATGTTCAACATGTAATATGCTGTGATTCATATGCTACATATGCTTATGACTTTGTGTTTGAGAACAACATTGGGTTTTCAAG TAAATCAGATGTTCCTACACTCCAGATTGCATTCCAGTACTCAGTTGTAGTTCCTCCTCAGGAGCTTTCCAGTTCAGGAGGGGTATCTACAAGCAG AACAAAGCATCATTCTCTTCAACGCCGGCTAAGGATCCGAACAGTGCAGTTTGGCGTTGCTCAGGACATTCACGAACTTTACGACAGCTGTGATCCTGAAGTTGTTCTATCTTTGCTTGTGCATAAG GTTATACTCGCCTCTTTGGAGGAAGGAGTTCGGGAGGGTAGACTTTTGCTTCAAGAATGGCTAGTGATCCTTGCAGCTCAGTACAATGATGCTTATAAACTTGTTCAGTATAGTAATGGAAATTCAATAAGATCTCAGATTGATGTTGCCTTCTCTCAATGTCCTCAACTGCAGCCCCTACCACGCCTAATCTTTGCTCTCCTTCGAAACCCTCTTCTTCGCTTCCACGAAGAAGGTGTTCATCCTGACTATCGGATCTATCTTCAATGCCTGTTTAG TGCTTTGGAACCGAGTTCTCTTCATCGTGCTGTGTATCCAGTATTGACATCATATGCTACTCCAGACAAACAAGCATATCCTCGCCATTCCTTGAGTCGTGCTGCACTGCTTACCAGTGGCAGCCCAATATTTTTCCTGGATGCATTCACAGTTTTGATTGTGTTTTATTCCTCAACTGCAGACCCAACTCTTCCTTTTCCTCCACCCCATGACT GCTTGTTAAGGACTACAATCAACAAATTGAAGAAAGAAAGATCCATCACTCCTAAACTCATATTTATTCGAGGAGGGCATGACGATGCCTCAGTTTTTGAGAACTTTCTGATCGAGGAGCAGGATGTTGATGGAAGTGGTCTTACAAGTGTGATGGGTTTTGTTTCCTTCCTTGAAGATATAACTCAGAAAGTTTTAGAATTCATAAAATAG